In a single window of the Amycolatopsis sp. cg5 genome:
- a CDS encoding TIGR03767 family metallophosphoesterase, which translates to MAELTRRRFVTAAGLSGAGLLLCTPTSNALDRALALTTRRAVATAGTTLQAAAAPVTSGPSYTKLAAGPGWPVVLRQDLAAANTGRDDRRTPLASFVQFTDLHITDTESPARFEYVHPYISSAHRPQEALGTVSTNALVKRVNSVRNGPFTGRPFDFMVTTGDNTDNHEQLELDWFLGVLNGGREVTPNSGDPNRYEGVQASGSPSYWNPGTPLADAYSKKGFPQVPGLLEAAMRTFTPDGLDIPWYCTFGNHDDSVVGSLPEGIPGINAFYTGKYKVIGKDEASTKKIADAILKPGSSVPIGELFGGSGLIREVTPDARRKPFTTAEFVQAHLKQANTGPGPFGHGFTADNADGKNVYYTFRIAPGVTGISLDTTTLGGFADGSIGLGQYSWVEKTLQRNSSTYYNWFNAKVSHQVTDELFILFSHHTSGSMGNILPDSRHLVEPRLNGDTFVNLLHRFPNVIAWVNGHTHRNQIIPHTNADAKRSFWEINTASHIDFPQHARIIEVADNVDGTLSLFTTLIESEAPYSASYDDQSTQGLASLYRELSYNDIHADLGQLGAAGDRNAELVLAHPLR; encoded by the coding sequence ATGGCCGAGTTGACCCGCCGCCGTTTCGTCACCGCAGCCGGGCTGTCCGGAGCAGGGTTGCTGCTCTGCACACCGACCTCGAACGCACTGGACAGGGCACTCGCGCTGACCACGCGTCGCGCGGTCGCCACGGCGGGCACGACACTGCAGGCGGCGGCCGCGCCGGTCACCTCCGGCCCGTCGTACACCAAGCTCGCCGCGGGCCCCGGCTGGCCGGTCGTGCTGCGGCAGGACCTGGCCGCCGCGAACACCGGGCGCGACGACCGGCGGACGCCGCTCGCGTCGTTCGTGCAGTTCACCGACCTGCACATCACCGACACCGAGAGCCCGGCGCGGTTCGAGTACGTGCACCCGTACATCTCCTCGGCGCACCGGCCGCAGGAAGCGCTCGGGACGGTCTCGACGAACGCGCTGGTCAAGCGGGTCAACAGCGTGCGGAACGGGCCGTTCACCGGCAGGCCGTTCGACTTCATGGTGACCACCGGCGACAACACCGACAACCACGAGCAGCTCGAGCTCGACTGGTTCCTCGGCGTGCTGAACGGCGGCCGCGAGGTCACGCCGAACTCCGGCGACCCGAATCGCTACGAAGGCGTGCAGGCGTCCGGCTCCCCCAGCTATTGGAACCCGGGCACGCCGCTGGCCGACGCGTACTCGAAGAAGGGCTTCCCACAGGTGCCAGGCCTGCTCGAAGCGGCGATGCGCACGTTCACCCCTGACGGCCTCGACATCCCCTGGTACTGCACGTTCGGCAACCACGACGACAGCGTGGTCGGCTCGCTGCCCGAGGGCATCCCCGGCATCAACGCGTTCTACACCGGCAAGTACAAGGTGATCGGCAAGGACGAGGCCAGCACCAAGAAGATCGCCGACGCGATACTCAAGCCCGGTTCCAGCGTGCCGATCGGCGAGCTGTTCGGCGGCAGCGGGCTGATCCGTGAAGTGACCCCCGACGCGCGGCGCAAACCGTTCACCACGGCCGAATTCGTGCAGGCGCACCTCAAGCAGGCCAACACCGGGCCGGGTCCGTTCGGCCACGGGTTCACCGCCGACAACGCCGACGGCAAGAACGTCTATTACACGTTCCGGATCGCGCCCGGCGTCACCGGGATCAGCCTGGACACCACCACGCTCGGCGGGTTCGCCGACGGCTCGATCGGGCTCGGCCAGTACAGCTGGGTGGAGAAGACGTTGCAGCGCAACAGCTCCACCTACTACAACTGGTTCAACGCCAAGGTCAGTCACCAGGTGACCGACGAGCTGTTCATCCTGTTCAGCCACCACACCAGCGGTTCGATGGGCAACATCCTGCCGGACTCGCGGCACCTCGTGGAGCCCCGGCTGAACGGCGACACCTTCGTCAACCTGCTGCACCGGTTCCCGAACGTCATCGCCTGGGTCAACGGCCACACCCACCGCAACCAGATCATCCCGCACACCAACGCCGACGCGAAGCGGAGCTTCTGGGAGATCAACACGGCCTCGCACATCGACTTCCCGCAGCACGCGCGGATCATCGAGGTCGCGGACAACGTCGACGGCACGCTTTCGCTGTTCACCACGCTGATCGAATCCGAGGCGCCGTACTCGGCCTCGTACGACGACCAGTCGACACAGGGACTCGCGTCGCTCTACCGCGAGCTTTCCTACAACGACATCCACGCCGACCTCGGCCAGCTCGGCGCCGCGGGCGACCGCAACGCCGAACTCGTGCTCGCCCACCCGCTGCGTTAG
- a CDS encoding PaaI family thioesterase produces the protein MTDDLFHQTMPFAARLGIEALEHSADLVRARLAWDESLCTTGGVLHGGALMALADSAGAVCAFLNLPDGAQGTTTIESKTNFLRAIREGNAVATARPLHAGRKIIVVETEIRDDAGKLAAKITQTQAVL, from the coding sequence ATGACCGACGACCTGTTCCACCAGACGATGCCGTTCGCCGCGCGGCTCGGCATCGAAGCACTGGAGCACTCCGCCGACCTCGTGCGCGCCCGGCTCGCCTGGGACGAGTCGCTGTGCACGACCGGCGGAGTGCTGCACGGCGGCGCGCTGATGGCGCTGGCCGATTCGGCGGGCGCGGTGTGCGCGTTCCTCAATCTGCCGGACGGCGCGCAGGGCACCACCACGATCGAGTCGAAGACCAACTTCCTGCGTGCCATTCGCGAGGGGAATGCCGTCGCCACCGCGCGTCCCCTGCACGCCGGGCGGAAGATCATTGTGGTGGAAACGGAAATCCGCGACGACGCCGGCAAGCTCGCCGCGAAGATCACCCAGACCCAAGCGGTGCTTTGA
- a CDS encoding peptidase C39 family protein, which yields MRARRLMLLLTVAMMTAVTTQAAEAHPGRDDEAVDYHEWAGGAFHQGTLAGLAFDRGGLRIGRPIGTIEHTEPKLGTTKTYEYGQWTSPNYRLDFDATQLIASWNARTPEKTWLQVEAKGRTGAGAETAWYTMGRWANGDADIKRTSVDGQSDANAFVDVDTLVMKSGVTLKSYRLRVSLYREAGTRETPSLTSLGAMASHVPDRFDVQATKPGRARGIELPVPPYAQNLHKGQFPEYGGGGENWCSPTSTEMVAEYWGKRPKPADMTWIPADYVDPTVAYAARYTYDYAYDGTGNWPFNTAYAASLGLRGHITRLHSLNELESYIARGIPVITSQSFRAEELDGAGYGTSGHIMVVIGFTPEGDVIANDPASSSNDRVRNVYKRAQFETIWQRTKRYTASGGVASGPGGIAYIITPW from the coding sequence ATGCGAGCCCGCCGATTGATGCTGCTGCTCACCGTGGCGATGATGACCGCCGTGACGACGCAGGCCGCCGAGGCCCACCCGGGCCGCGACGACGAAGCGGTCGACTACCACGAATGGGCGGGCGGGGCTTTCCACCAGGGCACACTGGCCGGGCTGGCGTTCGACCGCGGCGGGCTGCGCATCGGCAGGCCGATCGGCACGATCGAGCACACCGAGCCGAAACTGGGCACCACCAAGACCTACGAATACGGCCAGTGGACGTCACCGAACTACCGGCTGGACTTCGACGCGACGCAGCTCATCGCCTCGTGGAACGCACGGACACCCGAGAAGACCTGGCTGCAGGTCGAGGCGAAGGGCCGGACCGGGGCGGGCGCGGAAACAGCCTGGTACACGATGGGCCGCTGGGCCAACGGCGACGCCGACATCAAGCGCACGAGCGTCGACGGCCAGTCCGACGCAAACGCTTTCGTCGACGTCGACACCCTGGTCATGAAGTCGGGCGTGACGCTGAAGTCCTACCGGCTGCGCGTCAGCCTGTACCGCGAGGCCGGCACGCGCGAGACGCCTTCGTTGACCTCGCTCGGCGCGATGGCGTCGCACGTCCCGGACCGTTTCGACGTCCAGGCGACGAAGCCGGGCCGTGCGCGCGGCATCGAACTTCCCGTACCACCGTATGCCCAGAACCTCCACAAAGGACAGTTCCCCGAATACGGTGGCGGCGGCGAGAACTGGTGCAGCCCCACCTCGACCGAAATGGTCGCCGAATACTGGGGCAAACGACCCAAACCGGCCGACATGACCTGGATCCCGGCCGACTACGTCGACCCGACCGTGGCCTACGCGGCCCGCTACACCTACGACTACGCCTACGACGGCACCGGCAACTGGCCGTTCAACACGGCCTACGCGGCCTCGCTCGGCCTGCGCGGGCACATCACCAGACTGCACTCGCTCAACGAACTCGAAAGCTACATCGCGCGCGGCATCCCGGTGATCACGTCACAGTCGTTCCGCGCCGAGGAACTCGACGGCGCCGGCTACGGGACGTCCGGGCACATCATGGTCGTCATCGGCTTCACCCCCGAGGGTGACGTGATCGCCAACGACCCCGCGTCCTCCAGCAACGACCGCGTCCGCAACGTCTACAAGCGCGCCCAGTTCGAGACGATCTGGCAGCGGACCAAGCGCTATACGGCCTCGGGCGGCGTCGCCTCGGGGCCCGGCGGGATCGCCTACATCATCACCCCCTGGTAG
- a CDS encoding cytochrome P450, with amino-acid sequence MSTLNLDSHRPAFTRDPYPLLAGLREAAPVHRVEYLGVPMWLVTRYADVKAALGNPLVAHDAVNANDDVRKIPLIAHGWSGELSHHMLFADAPEHSRMRRVVNREFTPRRLAALEPRVQQITDWLIESIASQGKADLIEDFAAPLPATIIMELLGVPGGDRENFRYWADVVTGVREGDMELLPQMHAEANAYLRDLIKYKRTQREPVAGTDLLGALARTSGEHLSDVELMSMAWLLLVAGYTTTIDLVGNGMLALLRHPEQLSLLVSQPELLDNAIEEFLRFDGPTAVPTLRFAKPGLTIGGVDIPAGDLIALSIASADHDPARFDKPAELDITRADRGHVAFGHGVHFCLGAPLARMEGRIAFRALLARCRDLKLDMSASLSWRVSINIRGLRHLPVTFTPARGGV; translated from the coding sequence ATGTCCACGCTGAATCTCGACTCGCACCGGCCCGCGTTCACCCGTGATCCGTATCCGCTGCTGGCCGGGCTACGCGAGGCAGCCCCCGTCCACCGGGTCGAGTACCTCGGCGTGCCGATGTGGCTCGTCACCCGGTACGCCGACGTCAAGGCCGCGCTCGGCAACCCGCTCGTCGCGCACGACGCGGTCAACGCGAACGACGACGTGCGCAAGATCCCGCTGATCGCGCACGGCTGGTCCGGCGAACTGAGCCACCACATGCTCTTCGCCGACGCCCCCGAGCACTCGCGGATGCGCCGGGTGGTGAACCGCGAGTTCACCCCGCGCCGCCTCGCGGCGCTGGAACCGCGCGTCCAGCAGATCACCGACTGGCTGATCGAGAGCATCGCGAGCCAGGGCAAAGCCGACCTGATCGAGGACTTCGCCGCGCCGCTGCCCGCGACGATCATCATGGAGCTGCTCGGCGTCCCCGGCGGTGACCGCGAGAACTTCCGCTACTGGGCCGACGTCGTCACCGGCGTCCGCGAGGGCGACATGGAACTCCTCCCGCAAATGCACGCCGAGGCCAACGCGTACCTGCGCGACCTGATCAAGTACAAACGCACCCAGCGCGAGCCCGTCGCCGGCACCGACCTCCTCGGCGCGCTGGCCCGCACGTCCGGCGAACACCTCAGCGACGTCGAGCTGATGTCGATGGCCTGGCTGCTCCTGGTCGCGGGCTACACCACCACGATCGACCTCGTCGGCAACGGCATGCTCGCCCTGCTTCGCCACCCCGAGCAGCTTTCGCTCCTGGTCTCACAGCCGGAGCTGCTGGACAACGCGATCGAGGAATTCCTGCGCTTCGACGGGCCGACTGCCGTCCCGACCCTGCGGTTCGCCAAACCGGGACTGACCATCGGCGGCGTCGACATCCCCGCCGGCGACCTGATCGCGCTGTCCATCGCCTCGGCCGACCACGACCCCGCCCGCTTCGACAAACCCGCCGAACTCGACATCACCCGCGCCGACCGCGGCCACGTCGCGTTCGGCCACGGCGTCCACTTCTGCCTCGGCGCCCCACTCGCCCGCATGGAAGGCCGCATCGCCTTCCGCGCGCTCCTCGCCCGCTGCCGCGACCTGAAGCTGGACATGTCCGCTTCGCTGTCGTGGCGGGTGAGCATCAACATCCGGGGGCTGCGGCACCTCCCGGTCACGTTCACCCCTGCCCGTGGCGGTGTTTAG
- a CDS encoding S-(hydroxymethyl)mycothiol dehydrogenase — MPYEVQGVVSRAKGEPVSLETVIVPDPGPGEAVVSVQACGVCHTDLHYREGGINDEYPFLLGHEAAGIVEQVGTGVTDLEPGDYVILNWRAVCGTCRACKRGKPWYCFSTFNATQPMTLADGTKLSPALGVGAFLPKTLVHSGQCTKVDRAAEPAVAGLLGCGVMAGLGAALNTGAVTRGDSVAVIGCGGVGDAAIAGAKLAGATTIVAIDTDDRKLQWAKDFGATHTLNSKGLSEDQVVEAIQESTNSFGADVVIDAVGRPETWRQAFYGRDLAGTVVLVGVPTPDMRVGDLPLIDFFSRGGSLKSSWYGDCLPSRDFPLLIDLYLQGRLPLDKFVTERIGVDEVEHSFERMHRGEVLRSVVVF; from the coding sequence ATGCCGTACGAGGTTCAGGGCGTCGTTTCGCGTGCGAAGGGCGAGCCGGTCTCGCTGGAAACCGTCATCGTTCCCGATCCCGGGCCCGGTGAAGCGGTCGTCTCGGTGCAGGCCTGCGGCGTCTGCCACACCGACCTCCACTATCGCGAGGGCGGCATCAACGACGAGTACCCGTTCCTGCTCGGCCACGAGGCGGCCGGGATCGTGGAGCAGGTCGGCACTGGCGTCACCGATCTCGAACCAGGCGACTACGTCATCCTCAACTGGCGCGCGGTCTGCGGCACCTGCCGAGCCTGCAAGCGCGGCAAACCCTGGTACTGCTTCTCGACGTTCAACGCGACCCAGCCGATGACGCTGGCCGACGGCACGAAGCTGAGCCCGGCGCTCGGCGTCGGCGCCTTCCTGCCGAAGACGCTGGTCCACAGTGGACAGTGCACGAAGGTGGACAGGGCCGCGGAGCCCGCCGTCGCCGGGCTGCTCGGCTGCGGCGTGATGGCCGGGCTCGGCGCCGCGCTCAACACCGGCGCGGTGACCAGGGGCGACTCGGTCGCCGTCATCGGCTGCGGCGGGGTCGGTGACGCGGCCATCGCCGGCGCCAAGCTGGCGGGCGCGACCACCATCGTCGCGATCGACACCGACGACCGGAAACTCCAGTGGGCCAAGGACTTCGGCGCCACGCACACGCTCAACAGCAAGGGCCTGTCCGAGGACCAGGTCGTCGAGGCCATTCAGGAGAGCACGAACTCGTTCGGCGCGGACGTGGTGATCGACGCGGTCGGCCGCCCGGAGACCTGGCGCCAGGCGTTCTACGGCCGCGACCTGGCTGGCACGGTCGTGCTCGTCGGCGTGCCGACGCCGGACATGCGCGTCGGCGACCTGCCGCTGATCGACTTCTTCTCGCGCGGCGGCTCGCTGAAGTCCAGCTGGTACGGCGACTGCCTGCCCTCGCGTGACTTCCCGCTGCTCATCGACCTCTATCTGCAGGGGCGGCTGCCGCTCGACAAGTTCGTCACCGAGCGCATCGGCGTCGACGAGGTCGAGCACTCCTTCGAGCGTATGCACCGGGGTGAGGTGCTGAGGAGCGTGGTGGTGTTTTGA
- a CDS encoding gamma-glutamylcyclotransferase: protein MHFDGAGHSLDTAPDGWRERQAVLAYGSNACPSKITWLRDELGLEGPVVVVRAQCVGLAAVWASGLRVRDGQRPTTLVAMPGVVEWHAVWFATPDQIEVLDVCEARGSRHHLSRLHTGTITLEDGPELDNVCAYVGATDIRFPLLVDGVPVRVAEVPQCEAVGLEGSPGTSHGIEITLL from the coding sequence GTGCACTTCGACGGCGCCGGTCACTCGCTCGACACGGCGCCGGACGGCTGGCGCGAGCGCCAGGCCGTGCTCGCGTACGGCTCGAACGCCTGCCCGTCCAAGATCACCTGGCTCCGCGACGAACTCGGGCTCGAAGGCCCGGTCGTCGTGGTGCGGGCGCAGTGCGTCGGGCTGGCCGCGGTGTGGGCGTCCGGCCTGCGGGTGCGTGACGGCCAGCGCCCGACGACGCTCGTCGCCATGCCGGGCGTGGTCGAGTGGCACGCCGTCTGGTTCGCCACGCCGGACCAGATCGAGGTGCTCGACGTCTGTGAGGCACGCGGCTCGCGGCATCACCTGAGCAGGCTCCACACCGGCACGATCACCCTTGAGGACGGCCCCGAGCTGGACAATGTCTGCGCCTACGTCGGCGCGACCGACATCCGGTTCCCGTTGCTCGTCGATGGCGTGCCGGTGCGGGTCGCCGAGGTGCCGCAGTGCGAGGCCGTCGGGCTGGAGGGCTCGCCGGGCACCTCGCACGGCATCGAGATCACCCTGTTGTGA
- a CDS encoding FAD-binding oxidoreductase, which translates to MNETIDHRLRSTWAPDHADLPARALRWLVERIGRPGPQAPVVTDSGLEAAESRLDAKAADELKAVVGAEFVLTASGDRLGRAGGLSYLDLLRRRGLGELAVPDAVVLPATPEQVQEVLDVCVRHDVAVVPFGGGTSVVGGVNALRGDKSSVISLDLARLDKLVSIDPVSHIAVLQAGVRGPEAERLLAARGFTLGHVPQSFERATIGGFAATRSAGQASSGYGRFEDMVSSVRLATPRGEWKLGVAPASAAGPDLRHLAIGSEGTLGVITEVALRVRPVPVQRRYEGYFVDGWAKGAEAVRALAQNHVLADITRLSDVDETEVSLALNAGLKTAALKQYLRARGIKNPCLLILGWEGQEISNRRNETLKRLNAVKIGRSLGESWRHGRFSGPRQRDTLLDVGVCVETLETSAHWSTLDHLRDAVRGALTGALGSPIIMCHISHAYETGASLYFTVLSARDADDPVGQWEHAKAAACEAIKGLGTISHHHAVGVDHAPYLRAEIGELGIEVLRAARSTVDPTGILNPGKLTTG; encoded by the coding sequence GTGAACGAGACGATTGACCACCGGCTCCGCTCAACCTGGGCTCCAGATCACGCCGACCTGCCCGCTCGCGCCCTGCGCTGGCTGGTCGAGCGTATCGGCAGGCCGGGTCCGCAAGCCCCTGTCGTTACCGACTCGGGGCTCGAAGCCGCTGAGTCCAGGCTGGACGCCAAGGCCGCTGACGAGCTGAAAGCCGTCGTCGGCGCCGAGTTCGTGCTCACCGCATCGGGTGACCGGCTGGGCCGCGCGGGCGGCTTGTCCTATCTGGACCTGCTGCGCCGCCGCGGGCTCGGTGAACTCGCCGTGCCCGACGCCGTCGTGCTGCCCGCGACGCCGGAGCAGGTGCAGGAGGTGCTCGACGTCTGCGTGCGCCACGACGTCGCCGTGGTGCCGTTCGGCGGGGGTACCTCCGTGGTCGGCGGGGTAAACGCGCTGCGTGGGGACAAGTCCTCGGTGATCTCGCTCGACCTGGCGAGGCTCGACAAGCTCGTTTCGATCGACCCCGTGTCGCACATCGCCGTCCTGCAGGCGGGCGTGCGCGGGCCGGAGGCCGAGCGCCTGCTCGCCGCGCGCGGCTTCACGCTCGGGCACGTGCCGCAGTCGTTCGAGCGTGCCACGATCGGCGGATTCGCCGCGACGCGGTCCGCCGGCCAGGCGTCTTCGGGTTACGGCCGCTTCGAGGACATGGTCTCCAGCGTCCGGCTGGCCACGCCGCGCGGCGAATGGAAGCTCGGTGTCGCGCCCGCTTCCGCCGCCGGTCCCGACCTGCGGCACCTGGCGATCGGCAGTGAGGGCACGCTCGGCGTGATCACCGAGGTCGCGCTGCGCGTGCGGCCGGTGCCGGTGCAGCGGCGCTACGAGGGCTACTTCGTCGACGGCTGGGCCAAGGGCGCCGAAGCGGTGCGCGCGCTCGCGCAGAACCACGTGCTCGCCGACATCACACGACTGTCCGATGTAGACGAAACCGAGGTGTCGCTCGCGCTCAACGCCGGTCTGAAAACGGCGGCACTCAAGCAGTATCTGCGTGCGCGGGGCATCAAAAATCCGTGCCTGCTCATTCTCGGTTGGGAAGGCCAGGAGATTTCCAACCGCCGCAACGAAACACTGAAGCGGCTGAATGCGGTCAAGATCGGCCGTTCACTCGGCGAGTCGTGGCGGCACGGCCGGTTCTCGGGTCCGCGCCAGCGCGACACGCTGCTCGACGTCGGTGTGTGCGTCGAGACGCTGGAGACGTCCGCGCACTGGTCCACATTGGACCATCTGCGTGACGCGGTCCGCGGCGCGCTGACCGGCGCGCTCGGCTCGCCGATCATCATGTGCCACATTTCGCACGCCTACGAGACCGGCGCGTCGCTGTACTTCACCGTGCTCAGCGCACGCGATGCCGATGACCCGGTCGGCCAGTGGGAGCACGCGAAAGCGGCGGCGTGCGAGGCGATCAAGGGACTCGGCACGATCTCGCACCACCACGCGGTCGGCGTCGACCACGCGCCTTATCTGCGCGCCGAGATCGGCGAGCTGGGCATCGAGGTGCTGCGCGCCGCGAGGTCCACTGTGGACCCGACCGGCATCCTCAATCCCGGCAAGCTCACAACAGGGTGA
- a CDS encoding TetR/AcrR family transcriptional regulator — protein MSAERHSLVGQRTPSALADTRTRQPAVRVSDDVLLNAARKCVLAVGVRRTTLAEIARTAKVSRMTLYRRFPDVRSVLAALMTREFGELLRRASAEGSDAPTARERLVVIASAGVSALSTDQLFRTLLDVDPELVLPYIVARFGQTQQFAEQVLRSLLEAGHADGSVRVADLMTQARSILLIVQSYAFSLRPATTDVSEAGLLAEFSHILDTSLRP, from the coding sequence ATGAGCGCCGAACGTCACTCACTCGTGGGACAACGCACACCGAGCGCGCTCGCGGACACCCGGACCCGGCAGCCCGCGGTCCGCGTCTCCGACGACGTGCTGCTCAACGCCGCGCGCAAGTGCGTGCTCGCGGTCGGCGTGCGCCGGACCACGCTCGCCGAGATCGCGCGGACCGCCAAGGTCAGCCGGATGACGCTCTACCGGCGCTTCCCCGATGTCCGCAGTGTGCTCGCCGCGCTGATGACACGCGAGTTCGGCGAACTGCTGCGCCGCGCCAGCGCCGAGGGCAGCGACGCGCCGACCGCCCGCGAGCGGCTGGTCGTCATCGCCTCGGCCGGGGTCAGCGCGCTGTCGACCGATCAGCTGTTCCGCACGCTGCTCGACGTCGACCCGGAACTCGTGCTCCCCTACATCGTGGCCCGCTTCGGCCAGACCCAGCAGTTCGCCGAGCAGGTGCTGCGCTCACTGCTCGAGGCCGGGCACGCGGACGGTTCCGTGCGCGTCGCCGACCTGATGACGCAGGCCCGTTCGATACTGCTGATCGTCCAGTCGTACGCGTTCTCGCTGCGCCCGGCGACCACCGACGTGAGCGAAGCCGGGCTGCTAGCCGAGTTCAGCCACATACTCGACACTTCGTTGAGACCATGA